In Candidatus Cohnella colombiensis, one DNA window encodes the following:
- a CDS encoding permease has protein sequence MFAGHFGLAAAVKAKAPKVPLWSLLVATQLMDIAFIPLLATNVETFDEQHGNGYGELVIHADYTHSLVGALILALVAGWIAKRVWGSQAGKIIGAVVFSHWILDLIVHRADMPILPGNLGNLPLLGFGVWKLTNLSIALELLLIIVGVIMYTVYKFRSAPKRSSAILSSIGLSVLLIFLLLNDVGAIF, from the coding sequence ATGTTTGCAGGTCATTTCGGTTTAGCGGCAGCGGTGAAAGCGAAGGCACCAAAAGTGCCATTATGGAGTTTGCTTGTGGCGACGCAATTAATGGACATTGCGTTCATTCCATTACTCGCTACAAATGTAGAAACATTCGATGAACAGCATGGGAACGGTTATGGGGAATTGGTCATACATGCGGACTATACCCATTCATTAGTGGGAGCCTTGATACTTGCTTTGGTGGCAGGGTGGATAGCGAAGCGAGTATGGGGTAGTCAAGCAGGAAAAATCATCGGTGCAGTCGTATTTAGTCATTGGATACTCGATCTGATTGTGCATCGCGCGGATATGCCGATCCTTCCGGGGAATCTCGGCAACTTACCGCTGCTTGGATTTGGTGTATGGAAGTTAACAAACTTATCGATTGCTTTGGAGCTCCTTCTGATCATTGTAGGAGTAATTATGTATACAGTTTATAAATTTCGATCCGCACCTAAACGCAGTTCAGCTATTTTGTCATCGATCGGATTGAGCGTATTGTTGATTTTTTTACTGTTAAACGATGTTGGAGCTATATTTTAA
- a CDS encoding TetR/AcrR family transcriptional regulator, which yields MVSKQEQRSEETKRSILQAAGELFASRGYDGVTMREIAKEAKCSHTTIYIYFKDKEALLQQLALPSIELLQIEMSEIKKQIDQPEEQLIRMSMLFIRLCLAQRSMYNLFFNIQSERVDEPNPILAVNEARNGLFVTLKSSMAAFTKLTMEDERCLLFTRIYYFAIHGIVATYQHSHESVEQLMERLTKTFEMTFEVMLEGILSQLSKGANE from the coding sequence ATGGTTTCAAAACAAGAGCAACGCTCTGAGGAGACGAAGCGCAGTATTTTGCAGGCTGCAGGCGAATTGTTCGCTAGCAGAGGATATGATGGGGTTACGATGCGGGAGATTGCGAAGGAAGCGAAATGCTCGCATACGACGATCTATATATATTTCAAAGATAAAGAGGCTTTGCTGCAGCAGCTAGCTCTGCCTTCGATTGAATTGCTTCAAATCGAAATGTCTGAAATCAAAAAGCAGATAGATCAGCCAGAGGAGCAATTAATTCGGATGAGTATGCTGTTCATTCGGTTGTGCTTGGCTCAGCGCAGTATGTACAATTTATTTTTCAATATTCAATCGGAACGTGTGGATGAGCCTAATCCGATATTGGCAGTCAATGAAGCTCGCAATGGACTATTCGTGACGCTGAAGTCATCGATGGCAGCATTCACTAAATTAACGATGGAGGATGAACGCTGTTTGCTCTTTACTCGCATTTATTATTTTGCTATCCACGGCATTGTCGCGACATATCAGCATTCACATGAATCAGTTGAACAACTGATGGAGCGTTTAACGAAGACATTTGAAATGACTTTTGAAGTCATGCTTGAAGGTATTTTATCGCAATTATCAAAAGGAGCGAATGAATGA
- a CDS encoding trans-2-enoyl-CoA reductase family protein produces the protein MIIQPKTRGFICTTAHPEGCARQVQRQVEYVQAKPKVNGPRNVLVVGASTGYGLASRIVSTFAAGANSIGVYFDKAAEGNRTASAGWYNSAAFEEAAEQAGVKSYSIVGDAFSDDIKARTIDLIRTELGSIDLLVYSVASPRRTHPKTEEVFSSVIKPIGDTYVNKTVNFHNGEVTEATIEPATEDEIRQTVAVMGGEDWQMWIDALQAAGVLADNATTVAYSYIGPQITHAVYWDGTIGKAKNDLEETAKRLNAQLGTKGGRAFISVNKALVTQSSAAIPVVPLYISVLYKVMKEHGIHEGCIEQMYRLFSERLYIDGPTPLDNEGRIRIDDLEMRPEIQAEVASLWEQLTTEQIDELSDLVSYRKEFYQLFGFETDGIDYDADIDPVVDIPNLR, from the coding sequence ATGATCATTCAGCCTAAAACGCGCGGGTTCATCTGTACGACCGCACATCCAGAGGGCTGTGCCCGCCAGGTGCAGCGTCAAGTAGAATATGTTCAAGCTAAACCGAAAGTCAACGGACCACGCAATGTGCTCGTAGTTGGCGCATCCACAGGCTACGGCCTTGCATCACGAATTGTTTCCACATTCGCAGCAGGCGCGAACTCTATCGGCGTTTATTTCGACAAAGCTGCTGAAGGCAATCGTACTGCATCGGCAGGCTGGTATAACTCTGCAGCGTTCGAGGAAGCCGCTGAGCAAGCAGGCGTGAAAAGCTACAGCATTGTTGGTGACGCTTTCTCCGATGACATTAAAGCACGCACAATTGATTTAATCCGTACTGAGTTGGGCTCAATTGACCTGCTCGTATACAGCGTCGCTTCACCGCGTCGTACACATCCGAAGACAGAAGAAGTATTTAGCTCTGTTATTAAACCAATCGGGGACACTTATGTGAACAAAACCGTCAACTTCCATAACGGTGAAGTAACAGAAGCGACAATTGAACCAGCTACAGAGGATGAAATTCGCCAGACTGTCGCTGTAATGGGTGGCGAAGATTGGCAGATGTGGATTGACGCATTGCAAGCAGCAGGCGTATTAGCTGACAACGCAACGACAGTCGCTTATTCCTACATCGGACCCCAAATTACACATGCAGTTTACTGGGATGGGACAATCGGCAAAGCGAAAAATGATTTGGAAGAAACTGCGAAGCGTCTAAATGCACAGCTCGGCACTAAAGGTGGACGTGCATTCATTTCCGTTAATAAGGCACTCGTTACACAATCCAGCGCTGCAATTCCAGTCGTCCCATTGTATATCTCAGTGCTCTACAAAGTGATGAAGGAACACGGCATTCATGAAGGCTGTATTGAACAAATGTATCGTTTGTTCTCCGAACGCCTATACATCGATGGACCGACACCTTTAGATAACGAAGGCCGCATTCGGATCGACGACCTGGAGATGCGTCCAGAAATCCAAGCGGAGGTTGCCTCCCTATGGGAACAGCTTACGACCGAACAGATCGACGAGCTATCTGATCTTGTCTCATACCGTAAGGAATTTTACCAATTGTTCGGTTTTGAAACGGACGGTATCGACTATGATGCAGATATTGACCCCGTTGTAGACATTCCGAATTTGCGTTAA